TTTCTGCCACCTCGATTTCCGACAGGTCACGTAAGGTTCGTTTGTGCATGGCTTACACCTCCCTTGTAAGCGACAGGAGAAGTCGTCCCTTCTTCGTACCAACCGATGGGGCGGCGTTCCAACAGGGCGAGCACCTGCTGTTCTTCCCTTTCGGACAGCAGGTATTGCCCTTTGCTTTGCATACGAGAGCCTTGCTGGGAGTTGCGGGCAAGCAAATCTGCGATGGCATTCGGTTCCAGCCCGGTGACCGGATAACCGAGCTCGGAAAATAGTGTGCTAATGCACGGGCCGGGATCTTTAAGTAGCTCCTCATAGCGGATGATCGCGTTGAAAAAAGGAGGCGCTGTTCGTTGCAGTCGGGCGCTCTCCGCCATGTGAGAGAGCCACTGCAGCGTGAAATAAGCCACCGCGCTGGCGCGTCCGTGCCGATGGAATTCCGGGTGATTGAAGAGTGGAACAGTCGCTCCCAATGCTTTGCGCGTATGGGGGATCGACCCCAGTGTGGAGAGCAGCAGCCTATCGAGTCCGAGGCGTCTCCAGATGCGATACTGTCGCTCGGAAAAATAGGCATTGAGGAAGGAATTGATCGTGGGCAGCGGGTCGCGGTAAAGAAAAACATGATCACCGCGGACACTGAGCGGTTCAAACAGCGGTGCGGCGAAAAGACACCAGCTGCGCAATTTTATCAGGGGCTGCGTCATCTTCGGATCGCGACAGCGCAGGTGGTGGCCGAGCAATCGTGTGCAACGATCCATAAGCGCACGCAATTCCTCGTCGCGTCGGCCTTCCGCCATACGCGAGAGCAATACAGCCTGGCTGTAGAAGTCCGGTTCGGAGATGGACTGGACATTCCCGGTGGTTGCCAACAGTTGGCTCAGCAACGTCGAACCGCAGCGCCCGGTGCTGTGCAAAAAGATCGGACGGGGGATTTGCTCCGCGGGCAGTAAGGCATCGACCAAGCGCTCCAAATCACCGTAAGCCACGGCGTGGATTCGAATTGCGTGATCACGCTGAGCTTCATAGAAAAACGGATCCGCCGTGAG
This Pseudomonadota bacterium DNA region includes the following protein-coding sequences:
- a CDS encoding glycosyltransferase → MVIPTLNEEGVVDRLLGDLLQDATAKLEIIVADNGSTDRTPRIVEALARSQPDRIRLVQAPVKGVSSARNAGAKHARGQYLVFLDADARISPRTLLDATAEMQQRGLSTAAFRFISGSDCWGDRLIARLFNMGMGLLQHVAPTAPGSAGYLVLRDVHERQGGFNENMHFGEDVEYLRRASDGTRFRLLKRGRIMLDMRRFHSEGRLRLLWKMVFGTVIQSVKPVLINPPFEYAANHSGNDPAERLHTNAHLPRVLANSYKIVARWPRLVPAELASPSHFFKRADGQTDIVKLLNERGAHITPYCLDDHRRRLLLVETPETVDLLTADPFFYEAQRDHAIRIHAVAYGDLERLVDALLPAEQIPRPIFLHSTGRCGSTLLSQLLATTGNVQSISEPDFYSQAVLLSRMAEGRRDEELRALMDRCTRLLGHHLRCRDPKMTQPLIKLRSWCLFAAPLFEPLSVRGDHVFLYRDPLPTINSFLNAYFSERQYRIWRRLGLDRLLLSTLGSIPHTRKALGATVPLFNHPEFHRHGRASAVAYFTLQWLSHMAESARLQRTAPPFFNAIIRYEELLKDPGPCISTLFSELGYPVTGLEPNAIADLLARNSQQGSRMQSKGQYLLSEREEQQVLALLERRPIGWYEEGTTSPVAYKGGVSHAQTNLT